A stretch of the Nitratifractor salsuginis DSM 16511 genome encodes the following:
- a CDS encoding ATP phosphoribosyltransferase regulatory subunit has translation MIFEHEIPSGSRLYFDESARIKRRIENSAAEFLEERGYREMVTPLFSYHQHESFDDPKALIRLNDTDNHEVSLRADSTADVVRIATRRLGRSTDFKQWFYIQPVYRFPTREQYQIGAEFLEGDFPKIVADATALLGRLEIRPLLQIANIAIPKMLSEEYGVDLDALKSMHIERILEAGHSWLEPLIRIHRVEDLADLSTYPEAVARELEKMREAVAGLEYAPIVVSPLYYAKLRYYDSLVFRLYEGNTLFATGGTYRIAEVRAAGFAIYTDACIAEKMSKGTL, from the coding sequence ATGATCTTCGAACACGAAATTCCCAGCGGCAGCCGGCTCTATTTCGACGAGAGCGCCCGGATCAAACGCCGGATCGAGAACAGTGCCGCGGAGTTTCTGGAGGAGCGGGGCTACCGGGAGATGGTGACGCCGCTCTTTTCCTACCATCAGCACGAGAGTTTCGATGATCCCAAGGCACTGATCCGCCTCAACGATACCGACAACCACGAAGTGAGCCTCCGGGCCGATTCCACCGCCGATGTGGTTCGCATCGCCACCCGGCGGCTGGGGCGCAGCACCGATTTCAAACAGTGGTTCTATATCCAGCCGGTCTACCGCTTCCCCACCCGGGAGCAGTATCAGATCGGCGCCGAATTTCTGGAAGGGGATTTCCCCAAGATCGTCGCCGACGCCACGGCATTATTGGGAAGACTGGAGATCCGTCCTCTGCTTCAGATCGCCAACATCGCCATCCCGAAGATGCTCAGCGAGGAGTATGGCGTCGATCTCGATGCCCTCAAAAGTATGCATATCGAGCGGATCCTCGAGGCGGGCCACAGCTGGCTGGAGCCGTTGATCCGCATCCACCGCGTCGAGGATCTGGCGGACCTTTCTACCTATCCCGAGGCGGTGGCCCGGGAGTTGGAGAAGATGCGTGAAGCGGTGGCGGGGCTGGAATATGCCCCCATCGTCGTTTCGCCCCTCTACTACGCCAAGCTGCGCTACTACGATTCGCTGGTCTTCCGCCTCTATGAGGGCAACACCCTCTTCGCGACAGGGGGGACTTACCGCATCGCCGAAGTGCGCGC
- a CDS encoding pyridoxal-phosphate-dependent aminotransferase family protein: MLLFTPGPTPVPESVRLAMAGPTLHHRTPEFEAIFAVARTKLFELMVTDEVVMLASSGTGAMEAAVTNLCHRKLLNVNAGKFGQRFGLIAQAHGLPHTEIVHEWDTPATVGEVMEILRSDSEIDALAIQISESAGGLRHPVEEIAAAVKAERPEVMVIADGITAVGVERIDTSNIDALIAGSQKALMLPPGLAILGLSNVAVEKIGNGRGYYFNLASEIKKQRQNTTAYTAPTTLIIGLKAILEEIEKQGGLGKLYCDTARRAKATRFALEALGLHSYPKTPARSMTTIDDPDANTIRSLLKSDFGVNVAGGQDHLKGKIFRINQMGLIEPHEMVWVVNAVELALAKMGRRPFDGTAARIWNETYYKTMLSKAKGEE; the protein is encoded by the coding sequence ATGCTGCTCTTTACCCCCGGGCCTACGCCCGTTCCCGAATCGGTCCGCCTGGCGATGGCGGGGCCGACCCTGCACCATCGTACTCCCGAGTTCGAAGCGATCTTCGCCGTCGCCCGGACCAAACTCTTCGAGCTGATGGTTACCGATGAGGTGGTGATGCTGGCCTCCAGTGGCACCGGCGCGATGGAGGCGGCAGTGACCAACCTCTGCCACCGTAAACTCCTCAATGTCAATGCCGGCAAGTTCGGGCAGCGCTTCGGCCTCATTGCCCAGGCTCACGGCCTGCCCCATACCGAGATCGTTCACGAGTGGGATACCCCCGCTACGGTGGGGGAAGTGATGGAGATCCTGCGCAGCGACAGTGAGATCGACGCGTTGGCGATCCAGATCAGCGAATCGGCGGGAGGGCTGCGCCATCCAGTCGAAGAGATCGCCGCCGCGGTCAAAGCGGAGCGCCCCGAAGTGATGGTAATCGCCGACGGGATCACCGCGGTAGGGGTCGAGCGGATCGATACCAGCAACATCGACGCCCTCATCGCCGGCAGCCAAAAGGCGCTGATGCTCCCTCCCGGTTTGGCGATCCTGGGGCTCAGCAACGTGGCAGTAGAGAAGATCGGCAATGGTCGGGGTTACTATTTCAATCTCGCCTCTGAGATCAAAAAGCAGCGCCAGAACACCACCGCCTACACGGCGCCGACGACTCTGATCATCGGGCTCAAAGCGATCCTCGAAGAGATTGAAAAGCAGGGCGGCCTGGGGAAACTCTATTGCGACACCGCCCGCCGGGCCAAGGCGACCCGTTTTGCCCTGGAGGCTCTGGGCCTGCACAGCTATCCCAAGACCCCCGCCCGCTCTATGACGACCATTGACGATCCCGACGCCAACACCATCCGCTCCCTGCTCAAGAGTGACTTCGGTGTCAATGTCGCCGGAGGGCAGGATCATCTCAAAGGCAAGATCTTCCGCATCAACCAGATGGGCCTCATCGAGCCCCACGAGATGGTCTGGGTGGTCAATGCCGTGGAGTTGGCCCTGGCGAAGATGGGCCGCCGCCCCTTCGACGGCACCGCCGCACGGATCTGGAACGAAACCTACTACAAAACAATGCTGAGCAAAGCGAAGGGTGAAGAATGA
- the mutY gene encoding A/G-specific adenine glycosylase produces the protein MKRSEDERMGSRYKELHERLNLWYREHGRHDLPWRQTRDPYRIYLSEIMLQQTQVSTVLERFYFPFLERFPTLAVVAEASEEEVLKAWEGLGYYSRARHLHRTARLCNGVLPSTSQELERLPGIGRSTARAIACFAFDEAAPILDANVRRILYRFFRRRKATERELWRMAERLFDAKRPYDYNQAMMDLGAMICTPKDPRCDLCPLREGCRGRQAPERYPEAKKASKTPVRRAKILLCERGGAWALSQSRERFHGGLWHFPRFEDEVSGEFLGRELARYSHFALEAEIWRVAVLPKDYDKPIGFFTPKSIEELPLGGIDRKIFKKYFGVLSVES, from the coding sequence TTGAAACGTTCCGAAGACGAGCGGATGGGTTCACGATATAAAGAGCTTCACGAGCGCCTGAATCTTTGGTACCGGGAGCATGGCCGCCACGATCTCCCCTGGCGCCAAACCCGCGACCCTTATCGGATCTATTTGAGTGAAATTATGCTCCAGCAGACCCAGGTGTCGACGGTACTGGAGCGATTCTATTTCCCTTTTTTGGAACGTTTCCCGACTCTGGCGGTGGTGGCTGAGGCTTCCGAAGAGGAGGTGCTCAAAGCGTGGGAAGGGCTGGGCTACTACAGCCGGGCGCGCCATCTGCACCGCACTGCCCGTCTATGCAACGGCGTGCTCCCCTCCACTTCACAGGAGTTGGAGCGTCTGCCCGGGATCGGCCGCTCCACGGCCCGGGCGATCGCCTGTTTCGCCTTTGATGAGGCGGCCCCGATCCTCGATGCCAATGTCCGCCGCATCCTCTACCGCTTTTTCCGGCGCCGGAAGGCCACGGAGCGGGAGCTTTGGCGAATGGCCGAGCGACTCTTTGACGCCAAACGCCCCTACGATTACAACCAGGCGATGATGGATCTGGGAGCGATGATCTGCACTCCCAAAGATCCCCGATGCGATCTCTGTCCCCTTCGGGAGGGGTGCCGGGGCAGGCAAGCCCCCGAGCGCTACCCCGAAGCGAAAAAGGCTTCCAAAACGCCTGTGCGTCGGGCCAAAATCCTTCTTTGTGAACGAGGTGGAGCCTGGGCCCTGAGCCAAAGCCGGGAGCGTTTTCACGGAGGGCTCTGGCATTTTCCCCGATTCGAAGATGAAGTCTCGGGAGAGTTTCTGGGGCGGGAGCTCGCCCGTTACAGTCATTTTGCACTGGAAGCGGAGATTTGGCGGGTTGCGGTCCTTCCCAAAGATTATGACAAGCCGATCGGATTTTTCACCCCCAAATCGATTGAAGAACTCCCCTTGGGCGGCATCGACCGAAAAATTTTCAAAAAGTATTTTGGAGTGTTGAGCGTTGAGAGTTGA